A section of the Cuniculiplasma divulgatum genome encodes:
- a CDS encoding polyprenyl synthetase family protein, whose protein sequence is MKNFVDWEIGLHGKVDEVNLRLLEIIKTDQKNLYEMAKYTIEAGGKRFRPLLTILAYEVSSDNPYSEILDLAAGYELIHTASLIHDDIIDDSSTRRGRATLNNVYGLNHAIVVGDYLFAKAYEMGSRYGPVVSKIMADASSRLAEGQTLEAINLGNMDLTEETYLEIISNKTAHFFEACAMGATTAAKASPEVSRSLQEFAFNLGMAFQVTDDILDIVGDSSKLGKPVFADVKHNAITIPIIYTLKNADRSAKDEILSALRVGDDRSVDDRFKDLMVKTGAIDYSFSIAKAYSQKALKALHMSERSPDLDLLMELAMIVVERIEELS, encoded by the coding sequence ATGAAGAACTTTGTTGACTGGGAAATTGGGCTTCATGGAAAAGTGGACGAGGTTAATCTCAGGCTTCTGGAGATCATCAAAACTGATCAGAAGAACCTGTACGAGATGGCAAAGTATACCATTGAAGCCGGCGGAAAGAGATTTCGCCCTCTACTGACAATTCTCGCTTACGAAGTCAGCTCGGACAACCCATATTCTGAAATTCTGGATCTGGCAGCTGGCTACGAGCTTATTCACACTGCCAGCCTTATTCATGATGATATAATTGATGATTCCTCCACCAGGAGAGGCAGGGCCACACTGAATAATGTGTATGGACTGAACCATGCCATTGTTGTGGGGGACTACCTGTTTGCAAAGGCTTACGAGATGGGTTCCAGATACGGCCCCGTGGTATCCAAAATAATGGCTGACGCCTCAAGCAGACTGGCGGAAGGGCAGACGCTTGAAGCAATAAACCTTGGCAATATGGACCTGACTGAGGAGACCTACCTTGAGATCATAAGCAACAAAACAGCCCATTTCTTTGAGGCATGTGCCATGGGGGCCACCACTGCAGCAAAAGCTTCCCCAGAAGTGTCCAGGAGCCTTCAGGAGTTTGCTTTCAATCTGGGCATGGCATTTCAGGTGACTGACGATATTCTTGATATAGTGGGGGATTCGTCCAAACTTGGAAAGCCCGTATTTGCAGATGTTAAGCACAATGCCATAACAATACCCATAATATACACGCTCAAGAACGCAGACAGATCCGCAAAGGATGAGATATTAAGCGCACTGAGGGTTGGAGACGATCGTTCTGTTGACGATCGGTTCAAGGACCTGATGGTCAAGACTGGTGCAATAGATTACTCTTTTTCAATAGCCAAGGCATACTCGCAGAAAGCTCTGAAAGCACTGCATATGTCTGAGCGATCTCCCGACCTGGATCTGCTGATGGAACTTGCAATGATTGTTGTGGAAAGGATTGAGGAACTGAGCTGA
- the albA gene encoding DNA-binding protein Alba encodes MAEENIIFVGKKPTMNYVLAVVTQFNNNVDHITIKARGKAISKAVDIAEITRHKFIQDAKYGNIKVETEVLQGERGESNVSSIEITLTR; translated from the coding sequence ATGGCAGAAGAGAATATCATTTTTGTCGGAAAGAAACCAACCATGAACTATGTTCTTGCCGTTGTAACGCAGTTCAATAACAATGTCGACCACATCACCATCAAGGCAAGAGGCAAGGCCATCAGCAAGGCCGTTGACATTGCAGAGATCACAAGGCACAAGTTCATTCAGGACGCAAAATACGGGAATATCAAGGTAGAAACAGAGGTCCTCCAGGGAGAGAGGGGAGAATCAAACGTTTCGTCCATTGAGATAACCCTCACAAGATAG
- a CDS encoding Lrp/AsnC family transcriptional regulator encodes MDDKDWAILELLKSDSRRSNSEIARKLNVSEGTIRKRIEKLVKDGVIKRFTVVLRSEGVEGLVLIKTEPKKSMEIYNTLSKKFDEIFEFSGRFDLVIRAYCKTLDELNKLVDGVRSMDGVKSTDTLVRLH; translated from the coding sequence GTGGACGACAAGGATTGGGCAATACTGGAGTTGCTGAAATCCGACTCCCGGAGGTCAAATTCGGAAATTGCCCGGAAGCTCAATGTGTCCGAAGGCACAATACGCAAGAGGATAGAAAAACTAGTCAAGGACGGAGTCATAAAAAGATTCACGGTTGTGCTGAGAAGCGAAGGCGTTGAGGGGCTCGTTCTCATAAAGACGGAACCCAAGAAATCCATGGAAATTTACAACACACTATCAAAGAAATTCGACGAGATTTTCGAATTTTCTGGAAGGTTTGATCTTGTTATCCGGGCATACTGCAAAACCCTGGATGAACTCAACAAGCTTGTAGATGGTGTCAGGTCAATGGACGGCGTCAAAAGTACCGACACTCTTGTGAGGCTCCACTGA